A single window of Microbacterium oryzae DNA harbors:
- the nhaA gene encoding Na+/H+ antiporter NhaA, with product MATTARRSLWARFAHRFSQDVTGGVLMIAAAILGLAWANSPWRESYAALSAFTLGPESIHLDLSLSTWAADGLLAVFFFVVGVELKHEIVAGNLRNPRQAAVPVLAAVGGMMLPALIYVGVVLALGAPEMLHGWAIPTATDIAFALAILGIFGRGLPVELRIFLLTLAVVDDLLAIVVIAVFYTATIHLVSLIGAIAVIALFALAARARRMRWWLMIPLALVAWALMHESGVHATIAGVLLGFCIPARPLRDEVEPRTHQLEHAVKPLSAGIALPIFAFFAAGVTIVGSDAGAVLTEPVVIAVVAALVIGKLVGVLGVTALVTKVTPLRLPDRIGIRDLLPVGFLTAIGFTVSLLIAELSFGSDEEATSGAKIAILIASLLAAILAAVTLRLDARKARSSDMNEDGVVDGESPLIGDRPVED from the coding sequence ATGGCAACCACCGCCCGCCGCTCACTCTGGGCCCGCTTCGCACACCGCTTCTCGCAGGACGTCACCGGCGGAGTGCTCATGATCGCCGCGGCCATCCTCGGCCTCGCATGGGCGAACTCGCCCTGGCGCGAAAGCTACGCCGCGCTGTCGGCGTTCACGCTCGGACCCGAGAGCATCCACCTCGACCTGTCGCTGTCGACGTGGGCGGCCGACGGCCTCCTCGCCGTGTTCTTCTTCGTCGTGGGCGTCGAGCTGAAGCACGAGATCGTCGCGGGCAACCTCCGCAACCCGCGGCAGGCGGCCGTGCCCGTGCTCGCGGCCGTCGGCGGCATGATGCTTCCGGCCCTCATCTACGTCGGCGTCGTGCTCGCGCTCGGCGCTCCCGAGATGCTGCACGGATGGGCCATCCCCACCGCGACGGATATCGCGTTCGCGCTGGCCATCCTCGGGATCTTCGGGCGCGGTCTGCCGGTCGAGCTGCGGATCTTCCTCCTCACCCTCGCCGTCGTGGACGACCTGCTCGCCATCGTCGTCATCGCCGTGTTCTACACCGCGACCATCCACCTCGTCAGCCTGATCGGCGCGATCGCCGTCATCGCGCTGTTCGCCCTCGCCGCGCGCGCTCGCCGCATGCGGTGGTGGCTGATGATCCCGCTCGCGCTCGTCGCCTGGGCGCTCATGCACGAATCGGGCGTGCACGCGACGATCGCCGGCGTGCTGCTGGGCTTCTGCATCCCCGCGCGCCCGCTGCGCGATGAGGTCGAGCCGCGCACGCACCAGCTCGAGCACGCGGTGAAGCCGCTGTCGGCGGGCATCGCGCTGCCGATCTTCGCGTTCTTCGCCGCCGGCGTGACCATCGTCGGCAGCGACGCCGGCGCGGTTCTCACCGAGCCGGTGGTCATCGCGGTCGTCGCCGCCCTCGTGATCGGAAAGCTCGTCGGCGTGCTCGGCGTCACCGCGCTCGTCACCAAGGTGACTCCGCTGCGCCTGCCGGACCGCATCGGCATCCGCGACCTCCTGCCGGTGGGCTTCCTCACCGCGATCGGGTTCACCGTCTCCCTCCTCATCGCCGAGCTGTCGTTCGGGTCGGACGAGGAGGCGACGTCGGGCGCGAAGATCGCGATCCTCATCGCGAGCCTGCTCGCGGCCATCCTCGCCGCCGTCACCCTGCGACTGGATGCCCGCAAGGCCCGGAGCAGCGACATGAACGAGGACGGCGTGGTGGATGGCGAGAGCCCGCTGATCGGGGACCGTCCGGTCGAGGACTGA
- a CDS encoding DUF202 domain-containing protein: MSETVFDPGLQPERTLLAWRRTCLSFGLGSLVAMRFTAEVAGIFAVLVGLIGVGLAVAAYFAAAVGYQRANRSLNRTGALEHGAWPMALATAAALVLGAACAAYLVLSALRG; encoded by the coding sequence GTGAGCGAGACCGTCTTCGACCCGGGCCTGCAGCCCGAGCGGACGCTTCTCGCCTGGCGGCGCACCTGCCTCTCGTTCGGCCTCGGCAGTCTCGTCGCGATGCGCTTCACGGCCGAGGTCGCGGGCATCTTCGCCGTGCTCGTCGGGCTCATCGGCGTCGGGCTCGCGGTCGCCGCGTACTTCGCGGCCGCCGTCGGGTACCAGCGCGCCAACCGGTCGCTCAATCGCACGGGCGCGCTCGAGCACGGCGCGTGGCCGATGGCGCTCGCGACCGCTGCGGCGCTGGTGCTGGGTGCCGCGTGTGCGGCCTATCTCGTGCTGAGTGCGCTGCGCGGCTGA
- a CDS encoding acyltransferase family protein → MSSGRRLVALDGVRGVAVLLVVLGHISGTWAPYAGNVGVTLFLVLSGYLITSLLLRERDRYGSISFTGFYMRRVLRLMPALLLVLAVTPILLWIATDARLETYGYPAVVSGLYLADFFQASGVNLGFFTHMWSLAVEEQFYLIWPLLLVGLLGAVGWGVSGSRRRLVAIVASLAFVGLAWRVVATLILDADRVYYAPDTNAFIILLGCLLAVMKKETITRVPRWLAVAALAVIAVASVLLPEGSPIVRNWTVLGAALLAVVVVAGSASGGRLLSAKPLVWFGTISYGLYLWHAVLLWIAWWGPEAAGLPRLGLAAISIVIAWASFRFYELPIQQRFKARWERPRVVGTGETAVLAPSGAGAV, encoded by the coding sequence ATGAGCAGTGGCCGCCGACTTGTAGCACTCGACGGCGTCCGAGGGGTCGCCGTTCTTCTTGTGGTCCTCGGCCACATCTCGGGAACGTGGGCGCCCTACGCGGGCAACGTCGGCGTGACGCTGTTCTTGGTGCTGTCGGGGTACCTCATCACGTCTCTGCTGCTGCGGGAGCGCGACCGCTACGGAAGCATCAGCTTCACCGGGTTCTACATGCGCCGCGTTCTGCGACTGATGCCGGCGCTGCTTCTCGTGCTGGCGGTGACGCCCATCCTGCTGTGGATCGCGACCGATGCGCGCCTGGAGACCTACGGGTACCCGGCCGTCGTCTCCGGCCTCTACCTCGCCGACTTCTTCCAGGCCTCCGGGGTCAACCTCGGCTTCTTCACCCATATGTGGTCGCTGGCGGTCGAGGAGCAGTTCTACCTCATCTGGCCGCTGCTGCTCGTGGGCCTGCTGGGCGCTGTCGGATGGGGCGTGAGTGGAAGCCGGAGGCGGCTCGTCGCGATCGTCGCATCGCTTGCCTTCGTCGGACTCGCCTGGCGCGTTGTCGCGACGCTCATCCTTGACGCCGACCGGGTCTACTACGCCCCGGACACGAACGCGTTCATCATCCTGCTCGGATGTCTGCTGGCCGTGATGAAGAAGGAGACGATCACACGCGTGCCGCGGTGGCTCGCGGTCGCAGCGCTTGCGGTGATCGCCGTCGCGTCGGTGCTGCTGCCGGAGGGCTCGCCGATCGTGCGGAACTGGACCGTTCTCGGCGCCGCCCTACTGGCCGTGGTCGTCGTCGCCGGGTCCGCGTCGGGCGGGCGCCTGCTCAGCGCCAAGCCGCTCGTGTGGTTCGGCACCATCTCCTATGGCCTCTACCTCTGGCATGCCGTGCTGCTGTGGATCGCGTGGTGGGGGCCCGAAGCCGCCGGCCTGCCGCGACTCGGCCTCGCGGCGATCTCCATCGTCATCGCGTGGGCGTCGTTCCGCTTCTACGAGCTGCCGATCCAGCAGCGCTTCAAGGCGCGGTGGGAGCGGCCGCGCGTGGTCGGGACCGGCGAGACCGCGGTGCTCGCGCCATCCGGAGCCGGGGCGGTCTGA
- a CDS encoding FAD-dependent oxidoreductase: MPDLPVVVIGAGPQGLTAAAHLVERQQRVIVLERGDSAGAAVAEWGHVRLFSGWPELVDAASRRLLEAAGWQAPARGYPTGAEWVERYLLPLADALGDRVRTGVNVTGISRAGRDKVVDGGRRGAPFTVHTLAADGTEGRIAARAVIDASGTWSQPNPAGADGLPALGERAARDFVSYRIPADVSEFAGRHVVVVGAGHSATHAILRLAELARTSPETRVTWLLRRGSATSALGGGASDGLPERAALGVRARRAIERGEVEVVTGFRVSEIRRAADGLGLVSEDGRVVDGFAHVFALTGFRPDASILSGLRVALDPALEAVAGIAEEIDPNIHSCGTVAATGARQLAQPEPGFFIVGAKSYGRAPTFLALTGYEQVRSVVALLVGDHEAAARNDLALPETGVCGGAGDFGAASAACCSPLLSIGAAPSGR; the protein is encoded by the coding sequence ATGCCGGATCTGCCCGTCGTCGTCATCGGCGCCGGCCCACAGGGCCTCACCGCCGCCGCGCACCTCGTCGAGCGCCAGCAACGCGTCATCGTCCTGGAGCGGGGCGACTCCGCCGGAGCCGCCGTGGCCGAGTGGGGTCACGTCCGCCTCTTCTCCGGATGGCCGGAGCTGGTCGACGCGGCATCCCGTCGCCTTCTCGAGGCGGCCGGATGGCAGGCGCCCGCCCGGGGCTACCCGACCGGCGCGGAGTGGGTGGAGCGCTACCTCCTCCCCCTCGCCGACGCGCTCGGCGACCGCGTCCGCACGGGCGTCAACGTGACCGGCATCAGCCGCGCCGGGCGCGACAAGGTCGTCGACGGCGGCCGCCGCGGGGCCCCCTTCACCGTGCACACCCTCGCGGCCGACGGCACCGAGGGTCGCATCGCCGCCCGCGCGGTCATCGACGCGTCGGGCACCTGGTCGCAGCCGAACCCCGCCGGCGCCGACGGACTCCCCGCCCTCGGCGAGCGCGCCGCCCGTGACTTCGTCTCCTACCGCATCCCCGCCGACGTGTCAGAGTTCGCCGGCCGCCACGTCGTCGTCGTGGGCGCCGGGCACTCGGCGACCCACGCCATCCTGCGCCTGGCCGAACTCGCCCGCACCTCCCCCGAGACGCGTGTGACGTGGCTGCTGCGTCGCGGGTCGGCGACCTCCGCGCTCGGCGGCGGCGCGAGCGACGGGCTGCCCGAGCGCGCGGCCCTCGGCGTGCGCGCACGACGGGCGATCGAACGCGGCGAGGTCGAGGTCGTGACGGGGTTCCGCGTGAGCGAGATCCGACGGGCAGCGGATGGCCTGGGCCTCGTCTCCGAAGACGGTCGCGTCGTCGACGGGTTCGCGCACGTGTTCGCGCTGACGGGGTTCCGCCCCGACGCGAGCATCCTGTCGGGGCTGCGCGTCGCCCTCGACCCCGCACTCGAGGCGGTCGCGGGCATCGCGGAGGAGATCGACCCGAACATCCACTCGTGTGGAACGGTGGCGGCCACCGGTGCGCGGCAGCTCGCGCAGCCGGAGCCGGGGTTCTTCATCGTCGGGGCGAAGAGCTACGGGCGGGCGCCGACCTTCCTCGCGCTGACCGGGTACGAGCAGGTGCGCAGCGTGGTCGCGCTTCTCGTGGGCGACCACGAGGCCGCGGCGCGCAACGATCTGGCGCTGCCGGAGACGGGTGTGTGCGGCGGTGCGGGTGACTTCGGTGCCGCGAGCGCGGCTTGCTGTTCCCCGCTCCTCTCGATCGGAGCTGCCCCCTCCGGACGTTGA
- a CDS encoding ArsR/SmtB family transcription factor, producing MSDSSCCVPVITSAITDGDAERVARVFKALGDPTRVKLLSLISAGEGGEACICDLTAPVGLSQGTVSHHMKLLAEAGLVRREQRGKWAYFAVVGETLESAAAALRGV from the coding sequence GTGAGCGATTCGAGCTGCTGCGTTCCCGTGATCACGTCAGCGATCACCGACGGCGACGCGGAGCGGGTGGCGCGCGTGTTCAAGGCCCTCGGCGACCCGACGCGCGTGAAGCTGCTGTCGTTGATCTCGGCCGGCGAGGGCGGGGAGGCGTGCATCTGCGACCTCACCGCGCCGGTCGGCCTGTCGCAGGGGACCGTCTCGCATCACATGAAGCTGCTCGCCGAGGCCGGGCTCGTGCGCCGCGAGCAGCGAGGCAAGTGGGCCTACTTCGCGGTGGTCGGGGAGACGCTGGAGTCCGCTGCGGCGGCACTGCGCGGGGTGTGA